AGAAACAGAACATGAGCAAACAGgactgtcagacaaatcagaatGTATCAAATGTCTGTGGAATTGTGGCCAGTAGATTTTTTCTAATGCatttacatattattattatttaataaaCTATTCCCTGGAAATGTGATGTGTAGTGGCAGTGATTTCCCACCTCCCAGAGCCCCAGCAGCTGAGCTGAAACGTCTCCAGGGTCCAGCTTCAGTCCTgtctcctccctcagctccctCAGCCCTGCGTCCAGGAGCTGACAAACAAGAGAGATatgaggcaaacacacacaccatgcttgATTGAAGGGATTTGACCCCAGAGACCATGAGGGTGATGAAACCACAGGCAAAGACACTTATGGGGATTAATCCATTTTATCTTTCACTGTTTAATAGCTATAGCAACTAGAAACTTTACCCTCTCATCCAGTTCCACATGGCCAcctgaaaaaaataaaacaaatcaccCTTTCAATATCAGGAAACAACACTAAGGTTAATTGGGTTACCCAAAGTGTCGTCCTATGGAATGCTATTTCATTTTGAAAGGTTACTTCCGCAAAATGATGCCATACCTGGTGGAACCCACACATTGGGGAAAATGCGGAGACTGGCCGCCCGTCGAGTTAACAACAccttctgattggctgactgCAGAAGAATAGCAACCCCCACGTCCACTCCGCGGCTCTGAACATCCAATGGGATTGCAGCTGCCTCTGCGACAGACAGATACTTGAAGGGGCAAAAGGTTGCCCTCTGAGAAAAAAGAAATATCaaccaaataaacaaaaaaattTTCCATTATACTTTTTTCAGTCAACCAACAATTATTTATATGGGATGCGGCCACAACCGATAAAACAATTAAACCTATAATTTTATTAAATTGAATGTATTCCGTTGAGCCATTACCTTTAGAGGaattcctctccccttctcgcaGTCACACAGTATAAAGCGATTGTTCTCCAAAGAACACTTCACCTCCACCTCATCATCAAGAGTCTCTGTAAAATGACCTGTTATGCTCTAACAGAAAATTAAGTGGTAAAAAAAAGAAGTTTTTTTAACTGTTGCATAATTCACCTCATATAACAACCTTTGAAAATTCGGCAACTACAATAAAGGCTAACCATTTACCTAAATTACTTGATTTCAATGTATTTTGGAGGGGAAAGTACTGGACCTGGTATAGGTCCATTCAGTCATTGTTTTTTGGTTATCAATATACAAATCCTGATTATGGACGGCAATCTTTGGCCCATAGATTAAGGAAATATAaactatacagtggggagaacaagtatttgataacctgcaaaatcggcagtgtttcctacttacaaagcatgtagaggtctgtaattcttatcataggtacacttcaactgtgagagacagaatctaaaacaaaaatccagaaaatcatattgtataatttttaagtaattaatttgcattttattgcatgacataagtatttgatacatcagaaaagcagaacctaatatttagtacagaaacctttgtttgcaattatagagatcatacatttcctgtagttcttgaccaggtttgcacacactgcagcatggatgttggcccactcctccatacagaccttctccagatccttcaggtttcaggaCTGTCACTggacaatacggactttcagctccctccaaagactttctattgggttcaggtctggagactggctaggccacaccaggaccttgagatgcttcttacggagccactccttagttgtcctggctgtgtgtttcgggtcgttgtcatgctggaagacccagccacaacccatcttcaatgctcttactgagggaaggaggttgttggccaagatctcgcgatacatggccccatccatcctcccctcaatacagtgcagtcgttctgtaccctttgcagaaaagcatccccaaagaacgatgtttccacctccatgcttcacggttgggatggtgttcttggggttatactcatcctccttcttcctccaaacacagcgagtgaagtttagaccaaaaagctctatttttgtctcattagaccacatgaccttctcccattcctcctctggatcatccagatggtcattagcaaacttcagacgggcctggacatgcgctggcttgagcatggggaccttgcgtgcgctgcaggattttaatccatgacggcgtagtgtgttactaatggttttctttgagactgtagTCCCAGctttcttcaggtcattgaccaagtcctgccgtgtagttctgggctgatccctcaccttcctcatgatcattgatgccctacGAGGTGATattttgcatggagccccaggtaGTGGAGCCCCAGGTAGTGAGCCCCTAAGAAGCcccaggtaacgagttcaaacaggtgcagttaatgcaggtaatgagtggagaacaggagggcttcttaaagaaaaactaacaggtctgtgagagccggaattcttactggttggttggtgatcaaatacttatgtcatgcaataaaatgcaaatgaattacttaaaaatcatacaaatgtgattttctggagttttGTTTTAGAATCCGTCTCTcccagttgaagtgtacctatgataaaaattacaga
The window above is part of the Oncorhynchus masou masou isolate Uvic2021 chromosome 30, UVic_Omas_1.1, whole genome shotgun sequence genome. Proteins encoded here:
- the LOC135522157 gene encoding nucleoside diphosphate-linked moiety X motif 17-like isoform X2; this translates as MEKVTKILVHLSKNNVAPQCARFVQSITGHFTETLDDEVEVKCSLENNRFILCDCEKGRGIPLKRATFCPFKYLSVAEAAAIPLDVQSRGVDVGVAILLQSANQKVLLTRRAASLRIFPNVWVPPGGHVELDERLLDAGLRELREETGLKLDPGDVSAQLLGLWESVFPPMLSRGMPQRHHVVTYMLLNTSLTHQQLQASLHPKPAEVSGCLWVDASLVKAIVSAVDGEEGSVTPLEGLAPTISGEDVERVSTGTKYALELWLKNLEGQGTRC